In Aspergillus flavus chromosome 3, complete sequence, one genomic interval encodes:
- a CDS encoding Alpha/Beta hydrolase protein produces the protein MADFETLALTTKPSAQLSYNYQPAQGISKPVLVVFLNGLGLPQAFWQPVIAQLKALRQDSPIPAFLTYDRYGQGQTTDRDPSDAGAEDPTHGHDCLTAVRDLRQLITQISADKLGATDVDSVALVLVGNSIGCALARIYAQEYPGTVAGLLLLDSILANSDFVSVFPDPDAPDFDPASLGPLPVEAICAVREGARRIFHPDVGNKEGLSRRNLRELLPASDGPLLKGPDGHGPYVTVVGHDFNTFAEESTKMGPPKPVTNRFVNPYWHKYNEGLAKITEAEYSKGPLQAPNAGHFIQKDNPEFVVQELNELLGKIL, from the coding sequence ATGGCGGACTTTGAAACTCTCGCCCTCACCACCAAGCCCTCAGCGCAGCTGAGCTACAACTACCAACCTGCCCAGGGCATATCTAAGCCCGTTCTGGTTGTGTTCCTGAATGGCCTCGGTCTGCCACAGGCCTTCTGGCAACCTGTCATTGCCCAATTGAAAGCCCTCCGCCAGGACAGCCCTATCCCTGCATTCCTTACGTATGACCGCTATGGCCAAGGCCAGACAACCGATCGCGATCCCTCAGATGCCGGCGCAGAGGACCCGACGCACGGTCATGACTGTCTGACCGCCGTCCGCGACCTGCGCCAGCTCATCACCCAGATTAGCGCCGACAAACTCGGCGCTACAGATGTGGACTCTGTCGCTCTGGTGCTGGTGGGCAACTCCATCGGATGCGCTCTCGCACGTATCTACGCCCAAGAATACCCCGGCACTGTTGCTGGCTTACTGCTACTAGACAGCATCCTCGCCAACTCAGACTTCGTATCGGTCTTCCCCGACCCAGATGCCCCCGATTTCGATCCCGCTAGTCTGGGGCCTCTTCCGGTGGAGGCTATCTGCGCCGTGCGCGAGGGTGCGCGTCGCATTTTCCACCCCGATGTTGGCAACAAAGAAGGTCTGAGCCGACGGAACCTTCGGGAGTTACTGCCCGCCAGTGACGGTCCCCTTCTGAAGGGCCCTGATGGCCATGGGCCGTACGTCACGGTGGTGGGACACGACTTTAACACCTTTGCGGAAGAATCTACTAAGATGGGTCCGCCAAAGCCCGTCACAAACCGCTTTGTCAACCCATACTGGCACAAGTATAATGAGGGTCTGGCCAAGATCACCGAGGCTGAGTATAGTAAGGGGCCGTTGCAGGCGCCCAATGCGGGTCACTTTATCCAGAAGGATAACCCGGAGTTTGTAGTGCAAGAGCTGAATGAGCTTTTGGGGAAGATTCTGTAA
- a CDS encoding putative mitochondrial uncoupling protein (tricarboxylate transport protein), translating to MATNPVAELRSTASTPKTQPQIAKKNAVSPGISLAAGAVAGAVEATVTYPFEFAKTRVQLSQKAASGTILTQASRHPLAVILETARHDGVRAIYTGCSTLILGTAFKAGVRFLSFDTIKNLLADTDGTLSPARGILAGMVAGTVESVVAVTPTERIKTALIDDARSSTTRRYRGGFHALRTIVAESGISEVYRGLLSTTMKQSATSAVRMGSYNVIKEIVSSRTSIKDTKNPALTFGMGATAGVITVYMTQPFDTIKTRAQGAKGASTMEALRDVLKDGGVRAFWRGSSMRLGRLILSGGIVFTVYENVAALLMGSRKRRTNE from the exons ATGGCGACCAATCCTGTGGCGGAGCTGCGCTCTACGGCGTCTACACCAAAGACACAACCGCAAATAGCCAAGAAGAATGCCGTTTCCCCAGGTATCTCGCTAGCTGCTGGCGCCGTAGCAGGTGCAGTGGAAGCAACCGTTACT TACCCCTTTGAGTTCGCTAAAACACGAGTCCAACTAAGCCAAAAGGCTGCTAGCGGTACTATTCTTACTCAGGCGTCCAGGCATCCTTTGGCAGTGATATTGGAGACAGCACGCCATGATGGTGTTCGAGCCATTTACACCGGTTGCTCGACCCTGATTCTTGGGACTGCCTTCAAGGCCGGTGTGcgtttcttgtcttttgacACTATTAAAAACCTTTTGGCGGATACGGACGGAACGCTGTCCCCAGCAAGAGGCATTCTGGCTGGTATGGTCGCGGGAACGGTGGAGAGTGTGGTCGCAGTAACTCCCACAGAACGGATCAAAACTGCTCT CATCGACGACGCACGCTCATCAACCACACGTCGTTATAGGGGCGGGTTCCACGCCCTCCGCACTATCGTGGCCGAGTCTGGCATTAGTGAGGTCTATCGCGGCTTACTCTCCACTACAATGAAGCAGTCGGCCACGTCTGCTGTACGTATGGGCTCATACAACGTCATAAAGGAGATTGTATCGTCGCGAACCAGCATCAAGGACACAAAGAACCCAGCGCTGACATTTGGAATGGGAGCCACGGCCGGTGTCATTACAGTATACATGACCCAGCCCTTTGACACCATCAAGACACGTGCCCAAGGGGCTAAGGGCGCATCGACTATGGAAGCCCTGCGCGATGTGCTGAAAGATGGTGGTGTGCGGGCCTTCTGGCGTGGAAGCTCCATGCGACTAGGGAGGCTGATTCTCAGCGGTGGGATAGTGTTTACAGTCTATGAGAATGTTGCCGCACTTCTAATGGGCTCACGGAAACGCAGGACGAATGAATGA
- a CDS encoding cytochrome protein (unnamed protein product), whose amino-acid sequence MTQLSIETFVVFTAFGLLWLSYEYFRPGSILRRFASIRSKLPPGPPGLPIFGNMFQFTRARDAGLWGPFLASLRQYGPMTTLHMGFQTWVATDIINKHGKITSERPDMPIAGDLVSHGLRTVIRPTAAWTEGRRVMHHLLSGSVLRIYGNWQEIESLQMLSAYLREPKHWYAHHYRYSIAVLYRLVMGENLSKTQDELNDYQKVTMEITLSSLNSMVDFFPRLDRWIPIYLQWWRPYWAKMGDFHHSVFKSWWDPIRDAVRQGTANPGFVRDTLLHPDMRYKGTEEEAMYLATSVIAAGSDNTRMTLNTFIMAMISHPETMARARQQLDAVCINEDGTLRLPGMADFDRLPYLAAMVKEVLRWRPTTPVTPQHQLTEDLEYEGYRFPKGTCFVVNGIALGQVCDNPDQFDPSRWLDGNEGNIVHNLWAFGGGRRICVGYRVAQQALYVAIARIIFCFDLCADGPIDTRKLNHFHIHNEPFPVRVTVRSAKHEFLIKEEAEKASTAF is encoded by the exons ATGACCCAGCTTAGCATAGAGACATTCGTGGTCTTCACAGCCTTCGGGCTACTCTGGCTCTCGTATGAATATTTTCGACCCGGGAGTATACTAAGGCGGTTTGCGAGCATACGAAGCAAGCTACCTCCCGGTCCCCCAGGGCTCCCGATCTTCGGAAACATGTTCCAATTTACGAGAGCCCGAGATGCAGGGTTATGGGGCCCGTTC CTAGCCTCACTACGCCAATACGGTCCAATGACCACACTGCACATGGGCTTCCAGACCTGG GTAGCTACGGATATCATTAACAAACATGGTAAGATCACCAGCGAACGACCAGACATGCCCATTGCTGGTGATCTCGTCAGTCACGGTTTACGCACTGTCATTCGTCCCACTGCTGCATGGACTGAGGGGAGACGCGTGATGCACCATCTGCTCAGCGGATCCGTTCTGCGTATATACGGCAACTGGCAAGAGATTGAGTCGCTCCAGATGCTCTCTGCCTATCTGCGGGAGCCCAAGCACTGGTACGCGCACCACTATCGCTACTCCATTGCTGTGCTATACCGTCTTGTCATGGGGGAGAATCTCTCCAAGACGCAGGATGAGTTAAACGACTATCAGAAAGTAACGATGGAGATCACGTTGAGCTCACTCAACAGCatggttgatttctttccgCGGCTGGATCGCTGGATTCCTATCTATCTACAGTGGTGGCGACCGTACTGGGCAAAGATGGGTGACTTCCATCATTCGGTGTTCAAATCGTGGTGGGATCCCATCCGTGATGCTGTCCGCCAAGGGACAGCCAATCCTGGCTTCGTGCGAGACACACTGCTCCATCCAGACATGCGCTACAAGGGcactgaggaagaagccatgtATCTCGCCACGTCGGTCATTGCAGCCGGCAGCGACAATACCCGCATGACGCTCAACACATTCATCATGGCAATGATCAGCCATCCGGAAACGATGGCTCGCGCTCGCCAGCAGTTAGATGCTGTCTGCATCAACGAAGATGGTACACTACGGCTCCCCGGCATGGCGGACTTCGACCGTCTACCCTACCTGGCTGCTATGGTTAAAGAGGTCCTGCGCTGGCGACCTACAACACCCGTCACGCCGCAGCATCAGCTGACAGAGGATCTGGAGTATGAAGGGTACCGTTTCCCGAAAGGAACATGCTTTGTAGTCAACGGGATTGCACTTGGTCAGGTATGCGACAACCCAGATCAATTCGATCCATCGCGTTGGCTGGACGGGAACGAGGGCAATATCGTACATAATCTCTGGGCGTTTGGTGGCGGAAGACGTATCTGTGTCGGTTACCGAGTTGCCCAGCAGGCACTATATGTGGCTATAGCACGAATTATTTTCTGTTTTGATTTATGCGCG GATGGTCCGATCGATACACGGAAGCTTAACCATTTTCACATCCATAACGAACCATTTCCTGTTAGGGTGACTGTTCGTAGTGCCAAGCATGAATTTCtgatcaaagaagaagcagagaaagcGAGTACAGCTTTTTAA
- a CDS encoding major facilitator superfamily domain-containing protein, with the protein MTPLPPGSEAEEQTNCTTDIKAMEKHIEDVSEYNKQQPPEGVYIPSEEIQARFELLRYLSPEQMEALNKRVLKKIDWHMMPCVTLMFLMNYLDRINVSNARLAGLQSDLNMTDTVWNAGISTFYVGYLVGQLPGNLLMAKSNPRWFLPVIMFMWSCGTICMPAMTNGVGFCVVRFFIGLAEAPFFPALTLLTSSWYTKEESPMRMAIWHAGNTISNIISGFLAAGVLENMDGISGLHAWQWFFLIEGIASIVVAVASFIFLPAWPHNTRFLSEEESQMAQYRVLVSNGGRDETVGGTWDGLKDAVKDPFTWFFCLMHFALVTAQSFKDFLPSIIKTFGFDTMTTYLVQAPPYAIAYVFACAAAWSCGRLQESTWHIVIPIIISAAGCSILISTLNVGARYFGIILLICGTYSGLNLQLSWETTVVPSPRAKKAALIAIANCISQSSHWFSPYFYPTSQEPFYRMGGGLVLMGCALVALSAFAVNWRGRRLNKRLDEAEGWTMHSGNERGWRYKL; encoded by the exons ATGACCCCGTTACCACCAGGTTCAGAGGCAGAAGAGCAAACCAATTGCACCACAGACATCAAGGCGATGGAGAAGCATATCGAGGATGTCTCGGAGTACAACAAGCAGCAGCCTCCCGAGGGCGTCTACATCCCGTCAGAAGAAATTCAGGCGCGGTTCGAGCTTTTGCGATATCTGAGCCCGGAGCAGATGGAAGCACTCAACAAGCGTGTCCTCAAAAAGATTGACTGGCACATGATGCCCTGCGTCACACTCATGTTCTTGATGAA TTATCTCGACCGCATCAATGTTTCTAATGCCCGTCTGGCCGGGTTACAGAGCGACTTGAATATGACAGATACCGTGTGGAATGCAGGCATCTCGACCTTTTATGTGGGCTACCTCGTCGGCCAGCTTCCAGGAAACCTACTCATGGCTAAATCGAATCCACGTTGGTTCCTCCCGGTGATAATGTTCATGTGGAGCTGTGGGACTATTTGTATGCCTGCAATGACGAA CGGTGTGGGCTTCTGCGTCGTTCGTTTCTTTATTGGCTTGGCCGAGGCACCTTTTTTTCCTGCTCTCACCCTAC TGACTTCTTCATGGTACACGAAAGAAGAGTCTCCTATGCGCATGGCCATCTGGCATGCTGGCAACACTATTTCCAACATTATTTCAGGATTCCTAGCTGCCGGTGTTCTCGAGAATATGGATGGCATTAGCGGCCTGCATGCATGGCAGtggttcttcttgattgAGGGGATAGCATCTATTGTTGTTGCAGTCGCTTCATTCATTTTCTTGCCGGCTTGGCCGCATAACACTCGTTTCCTGTCCGAAGAGGAGAGCCAGATGGCACAATACCGAGTGCTTGTGTCTAATGGTGGACGGGATGAGACCGTAGGAGGGACGTGGGATGGGCTCAAGGATGCCGTGAAGGATCCTTTTACCTGGTTCTTTTGCCTCATGCACTTCGCACTGGTCACTGCGCAGAGCTTCAAGGATTTTTTGCCCTCG ATCATAAAAACATTCGGCTTCGACACCATGACCACATACCTTGTCCAAGCACCTCCATATGCCATTGCCTATGTCTTCGCCTGCGCCGCAGCTTGGTCCTGTGGCAGACTCCAAGAGTCGACGTGGCACATAGTGATCCCCATAATTATCTCCGCCGCAGGGTGCAGTATTCTCATCAGCACGCTGAATGTCGGGGCGCGGTACTTCGGGATCATCCTACTCATCTGCGGTACTTACAGTGGGCTCAACCTACAGCTGTCTTGGGAAACAACCGTGGTACCCTCACCGAGAGCAAAAAAGGCTGCTCTCATTGCTATTGCCAATTGCATCAGCCAGTCGAGTCACTGGTTCAGTCCCTACTTTTATCCAACCAGCCAAGAGCCATTTTACCGTATGGGTGGTGGCTTGGTGCTCATGGGGTGCGCACTGGTGGCGCTGTCGGCTTTTGCTGTAAATTGGAGAGGCAGAAGGCTCAATAAGAGGTTGGACGAGGCTGAGGGATGGACGATGCATTCCGGCAACGAGCGTGGTTGGAGGTACAAATTATAA
- a CDS encoding C6 transcription factor, protein MESVHGNKSVSAPETSFRPRRRRALEACSFCRRRKIKCNNERPVCINCKTYAQDCIYEPIGGRGRETGGGHHDRSRHRRSIQRGALNVDKDEDSQSSLLPQNDGRIDHLPEVDEVTTSSNRSNGDTERRGAPGCSEARVAHILVSANGESSYHGRTSALFEDHAQDRSIGADQRPGMPDDWVERGLVAEAAKQRQMEQLNFRQGKLDFDGVDPDLGMHLLSLHWNRQHHSFLITYRPAFMRDMACNGPYFSKLLLNAIYFGAAKFSPRLEVRKDPNDVRTAGWRYRERVRELLGGALDRSDITTIQALLVMTNSLFALGDERSAAWLYSGLAFRMLIDLGMHVDLTSTRRFSDEDLEIRRRVFWGAFVVDKIQSLYQGRPVSLKETDALVPIKFLDTYEELEHWQPFAYSTSAPDYPGMPAYSISTFTCLCKLSLTMSDILSCIYTERSSNQSPAELASMLDELQLRLDQWQAGLPEHLRFDPGKAHSVAFPPPHVSSLHAMHNSLVILLHRPFVADGHLYSTSPSISVDSFKKCASAASNISNLLRAYHRAFSIRRAPYLISYATYVAATVLTRIAARRKNDSTAHANLATCLAVFKENQETNSAVKKAANIVQGLMKKLGVIIDNVSIDALEIDPPIRCSERNPQHSHSAIEGDASVQANASNQPQNSLGIGSVTGLSNTKALSQPISSPGSDWVDIDGIIQSFLQENSSRGARLVEYETNGTPTQLPRAPWVPLHQGDLPPTMMMDNARTVGNQASLRPDIDVPNGAHRSETAGGTYPWQHGWITTNCEPASLEDPLFGLNGSSIDSFPFADW, encoded by the exons ATGGAATCTGTCCACGGCAACAAATCCGTTTCCGCGCCAGAGACGTCATTTCGTCCCCGACGGCGACGTGCCCTCGAGGCCTGCTCATTTTGCCGTAGAAGAAAG ATCAAATGCAACAATGAAAGGCCTGTCTGCATCAACTGCAAGACGTATGCACAGGACTGTATCTATGAGCCAATTGGTGGTAGAGGACGGGAGACTGGCGGTGGCCACCATGATCGATCCAGGCACCGCAGATCTATACAGAGGGGCGCCCTGAATGTTGACAAAGACGAAGACTCTCAATCAAGTCTGTTGCCGCAAAACGACGGTAGGATCGATCACCTGCCAGAGGTTGACGAAGTAACCACATCTAGCAACCGTTCCAACGGCGACACGGAACGAAGGGGCGCGCCTGGATGCTCTGAAGCTAGAGTGGCTCACATTTTGGTTTCAGCTAACGGCGAGTCGAGCTATCATGGGCGGACGAGTGCTTTATTTGAAGATCATGCCCAAGATCGATCAATCGGGGCGGATCAACGCCCTGGCATGCCGGATGACTGGGTAGAGCGGGGCCTTGTCGCTGAAGCAGCAAAACAAC GTCAGATGGAACAGCTTAACTTCCGCCAGGGTAAACTTGACTTTGATGGTGTTGATCCAGACCTGGGGATGCATCTCCTGTCGCTGCACTGGAATCGCCAACATCATTCATTTCTAATAACCTACCGACCGGCTTTCATGCGGGATATGGCTTGCAATGGTCCTTACTTTTCCAAGCTACTTCTCAATGCTATTTATTTTGGAGCGGCCAAATTCAGTCCTAGGTTGGAGGTTCGCAAGGACCCCAACGACGTCCGTACAGCTGGCTGGAGATATCGCGAGCGAGTCCGCGAACTCCTGGGTGGTGCACTAGACCGTAGTGATATCACAACAATCCAGGCACTACTTGTAATGACGAACTCACTCTTTGCTCTCGGGGATGAAAGGAGCGCTGCATGGCTGTACTCGGGTCTGGCGTTCCGCATGTTGATTGACCTGGGGATGCATGTCGACTTAACGAGTACGCGCCGATTCTCGGATGAGGATTTAGAAATCCGAAGACGTGTCTTTTGGGGTGCATTTG TTGTGGACAAGATCCAGAGTCTGTATCAAGGGCGCCCCGTTAGCCTGAAAGAGACAGATGCCCTGGTCCCGATTAAATTTCTAGACACCTACGAGGAGCTAGAGCACTGGCAGCCGTTTGCCTACTCAACCTCAGCGCCTGATTACCCGGGAATGCCCGCCTACAGCATATCTACGTTCACGTGTCTGTGCAAGCTCTCACTCACTATGAGCGACATCCTCAGCTGTATATACACTGAGCGCAGTTCTAATCAAAGCCCCGCTGAGCTAGCAAGTATGCTAGACGAATTGCAACTCAGATTGGACCAGTGGCAGGCAGGTTTGCCAGAACATCTGCGGTTCGATCCAGGGAAGGCTCACAGCGTAGCGTTCCCACCGCCTCATGTGTCAAGCCTTCA CGCTATGCATAATTCACTTGTCATTTTGCTCCACCGTCCTTTTGTAGCAGACGGCCATCTGTACAGTACATCTCCATCGATATCTGTGGATTCGTTTAAGAAGTGCGCCTCAGCGGCATCAAACATCAGTAATCTTCTGCGTGCTTATCACCGCGCATTCTCTATCAGACGAGCACCCTACCTCATATCATACGCAACATATGTCGCTGCCACAGTTCTGACCCGAATCGCGGCTAGACGCAAGAATGACTCGACAGCACATGCCAACCTAGCGACCTGCCTCGCCGTGTTCAAGGAGAATCAAGAGACAAATTCTGCAGTGAAAAAAGCCGCTAATATTGTACAAGGCCTGATGAAAAAGCTGGGAGTTATCATCGACAATGTCTCAATTGATGCTTTAGAAATAGACCCACCGATCAGATGCTCTGAACGGAACCCACAACACAGTCATAGTGCTATCGAGGGCGATGCCAGCGTCCAAGCGAACGCCAGTAATCAACCCCAGAATAGTTTGGGTATCGGGAGTGTGACGGGACTTTCAAACACCAAAGCTCTCTCCCAGCCGATAAGCTCTCCTGGATCGGACTGGGTAGATATAGATGGAATTATTCAGAGCTTTCTGCAGGAGAATAGCAGCCGCGGAGCAAGACTAGTAGAGTACGAGACCAACGGAACCCCTACTCAGCTACCCAGAGCGCCGTGGGTGCCACTCCATCAAGGAGATCTTCCCCCGACAATGATGATGGACAATGCTCGCACTGTCGGGAATCAGGCTTCTCTCCGTCCAGATATCGATGTCCCGAATGGTGCGCATCGATCGGAGACAGCTGGCGGGACGTATCCGTGGCAACATGGCTGGATAACGACAAACTGCGAGCCTGCATCCTTAGAGGATCCACTTTTTGGGTTGAATGGTTCGTCGATAGATAGCTTCCCTTTTGCAGATTGGTGA
- a CDS encoding PrpF protein-domain-containing protein, whose protein sequence is MATELVTETRRLRRHALPCVLMRAGTSKGIFLHQKDLPTKEADWAPHLISALGSRGNDPRQIDGVGGGTSTTSKVAVVRRSQRPDADVDWTFVQVAVGKESVDFTGTCGNMTAGVAPFAIQEGLVKPRRDQTKMDVRIYNTNTDRIVIETVALDDSGDYEEDGNFIISGVKSPGSEVKCRFVKPMGSMTGKLFPSDNQQQQTLHVQPGSLMPNLEPFDVRVTLIDSANPFVLIDTTSISTTLLGTNPSDSDRNDLVETIRRAGAVAMGLATDVEAASRTRGTPKVALMYPPTFTQANGSKKSRPDIRVQAYSMGLPHPSLQLTGAVTIAVALSYPGTIAAGLSAMGAIMHGALPPTPEQSPPPDDREKENFGWERDVLIEHSQGTIKVGVVMDDVGEVASCAVSRTARRLFEGKVRYYIQEDAM, encoded by the exons ATGGCTACTGAGTTAGTCACCGAGACGCGGCGACTTAGGCGCCACGCTCTGCCATGTGTCCTTATGCGCGCGGGGACTTCTAAAGGAATCTTCCTGCACCAAAAGGATCTTCCGACGAAAGAGGCCGATTGGGCCCCTCACCTGATCTCTGCTCTCGGGTCTCGAGGGAATGACCCTCGACAGATTGACGGTGTTGGCGGAGGGACATCAACGACATCCAAAGTTGCCGTCGTTCGGCGCTCGCAAAGACCGGATGCCGATGTCGATTGGACCTTTGTCCAAGTCGCTGTCGGCAAAGAGTCAGTAGACTTTACTGGCACTTGTGGCAACATGACTGCGGGTGTGGCACCGTTTGCTATCCAGGAAGGTCTTGTGAAGCCTCGGCGTGACCAAACAAAG ATGGATGTCAGAATTTACAACACCAATACAGATCGAATAGTCATTGAAACCGTCGCACTGGATGACTCGGGAGACTATGAGGAGGATGGCAACTTTATTATCTCTGGTGTCAAATCACCTGGGAGCGAAGTTAAGTGCAGATTTGTCAAACCCATGGGCAGTATGACTGGGAAGCTCTTCCCTTCCGAcaaccagcaacaacagacACTCCACGTGCAGCCTGGGTCGCTGATGCCAAACCTGGAGCCTTTTGACGTTCGTGTAACACTTATCGACTCGGCGAACCCTTTTGTCCTCATCGATACAACATCCATATCAACAACCCTCCTTGGCACCAATCCGTCCGACTCTGATCGAAATGATCTTGTAGAGACCATCCGCCGCGCTGGTGCAGTGGCGATGGGACTAGCAACAGACGTGGAAGCTGCCAGCAGGACCCGCGGTACGCCCAAAGTTGCACTCATGTATCCCCCGACCTTTACACAAGCCAACGGCAGCAAGAAGAGTAGGCCCGATATTCGTGTACAGGCGTACTCTATGGGATTACCGCATCCGAGCCTACAGCTCACCGGGGCTGTGACAATAGCCGTTGCACTAAGCTACCCTGGCACAATCGCGGCGGGTCTCTCCGCCATGGGTGCTATCATGCATGGCGCGTTACCGCCGACTCCCGAACAGTCGCCGCCGCCTGACGAcagggaaaaggagaatTTTGGATGGGAGCGAGATGTACTGATTGAACATAGCCAAGGGACAATCAAGGTGGGTGTGGTAATGGACGATGTTGGAGAAGTGGCTAGTTGCGCAGTGTCACGTACCGCCAGGCGACTGTTTGAGGGCAAGGTCAGGTACTATATACAGGAGGATGCGATGTAG